ctaaagattcaaaaaatatccactcaaattttttttaaaattaattataacgttaattttgttttgcgcaaagttatatcttttcttttttttcaatttaattctgAAACAAGATTGCTACAATACAAGTCAAAGTTAGAGCAAAAAACAAAGAAAGGGGATATTTCGACTTTTCCGAAGATCCAGAATTGCCTAAAACATGCACTTGCGTAATATTTGAACGACCCCAAACGAATGAGATTATTCTATGAatctataaaaacaatttcgatatttttgttaatacaaTGTGTAAACTGAATAAGAGGTAAAAATTCGATTCATGTCCATTTCGCATTCTatgacttaaaagaaaattacttaaaggtaatttttttcttatatatatatatatatatatatatatatatatatatatatatatatatatatatgtatatatatatatatatatattgtactgTGTGCATTTGGCATTGTACACGTGTACCTAAATACATTCgacatgtatttattttaattatgagcaTACATTTATTATAGTGCATGCATATATTGGACGCATATGCATTGAACATGAGTGCAAACAGATTTATCCAATGAATATGTACAATGtgtttatctaaatttaattacaatacaaTGTGTACAATTTAcataagttttctaaatttcacaattttatttataacgaCCATTAATAACAACTCTACCTATTTAAATGACTAAATCAAgcgatatttaaaatcaatagtcAGATTTAATCATtctacatcatttaaaaaatatttgaataaaaaatccttttcaagtatttttatcaaatttttgaggaaatttacttttataaaacgTAATACATAGTTTAGAGAAATGTTTACATGGCAAAAAAGcgtttaatttaagttaaaattatatttaggaaTGTAGAATAAggtatggttttaaaaatgataagaaattgagttttatagatattagaataaaattttgtcaatgTCAGCAAGGATGTGAATTTTACGCAGCTTCATGACAATCAAGAAAACTGCATTCGGCACGATGtacatagaattgtcagaaaatcaataaaatggacagaacgatACCATTGGAGGGTGGGGGGGGGAACTTTGCAGCTATTTTAGTTTCTAGTCAATTTTCGtgttatttatgtataatgagaagaaaaatttaaataactccaTATAGTTCAAAGGAGAGCccccaaagaagttttttcccCGGGCCCCAATTAGCCTAAGTTGGACCCTGGCTGCGCTGTGTTAATTCGGATCGGAGAATAGGTGtcgtataaatttattttactgttggCTACAAAAGGTGTATCagataatcttaatttattatattaatttaatgtttttttttctttaatattaattttagattaattttatcaaataaatttaatttaataattttatttggaagtCTTCATTTGTAAGTgttgtattgttttatttgtgttttatcataaaatttaaaattaaatttcaatgacaAAACATGCTCATTGCCCCCTTACCGCCCAAAACATACCCAACGCCCCAATAGCGCCCAAAACAGGTTCACAACCCCTCAGCATGCTCCCAACGCCCCCAAGGGGCGTTACCGCCCCCGTTGAGAAAGAATGGTTTAGAGAAATCTTTACATGGCAAAAAAGcgtttaatttaagttaaaattatatttaggaaTGTAAAATAAGATATGGTTTTAAAAGCGATAAGAAATTGAGTTTTATAGATATTAGAACTAAATTTAATCAGAATGAAACCACTTTCTTCTTAacaataatttggaaaataataaacaaaccaaaaaataaatgaagtgcaagaaaagaaaggaaatcgCTCTCCTAACAaagagaatatttatatttttaacgttttctttgaaattattgagaaaatgcAATTTGATGACTCagtcatttatattttgtataagtAATTTACATATACAAAGCAATGAGTAAGTCTAGCAACAaagtatgaattatttttaatctaaaagcaATCGAAAAGTCATttgaaataactataaaatagaCTCAAATAAAgctctttaaaactaaaattcgaaattcgCGCATCATAAATATATCGAATTAAAATTCTTGGcgttttcaaaacttttgaaattcgTAGTGATAATCATCAAAAGAAGGAATCAATAAACTACATTGATCTAAATTTGGTGAGTTCAAAACTTGAATGCGCAACATTTGGAAATAGAATTAATCGTATTCTTtagcataatataaaatattacttgaataaaaacaaatgacgctagtttaataataacaaatgaataTACCTGTATTCCTTTAGAACAACTTAGCTGATATTTAATAGAgaatcttaaaattgaaaaaaggagTTACGTATAAGATTTTTTCTgcttaatatttgtaatttactatttcattaaatgtttcaatgttattttaagaaattttgcacCTTCAATATCttactactttttctaaaaataaataacagtctTTTCAGCTTCATAGATATCAGAGTAAGAATATCGTTTTGTCTTGCTATTGCTTGCGCATTTGCAAAATTCGCAAGACtagcagaaaaataatgaaaagaaatacaaatatgtTTCTGAATTCTGCATCAAGTTGGccgttataattatttaaatattcaatatgttaaaaaaagtttctattctttaaaattttcttataaaaaattgtaccttggatgaaaaaaaaagtatataaattaaatcaattcttatttatattgcaAACAATAAAGTTATCAGAGCGATCTAATTTAATCATATCAGAAGTGTATTACAGTAAaaacaacaaacaaacaaacaacaCACATTAAAAACAACATTACAGCGTAAAAAAGgcttttattatttccaattccCGCAGCGGGTTAgagcattaaaatatcaatacaacATCCAAAAAGCTTTCTTTCATTTCCAATAACCGAAGCATATTAATACATTAAAGCATCAATAATGCATCAAAAAACCTTATATTATATCCAATTCCCGCAGCGAGTTAGAACATTAAAACATCAATACAACATCAAAAAAGCTTATATCATTTCTAATAACCGAAGCATGTTAATACATTAAAGCATCAATAATGCATCAAAAAACCTTATATTATATCCAATTCCCGCAGCGGGTTAGAACATTAAAACATCAATATAACATCAAAAAAGCTTATATCATTTCCAATAACCTTAGCatgttaatacattaaaacatcaaTAATGCATCAAAAAACCTTATATTATATCCAATTCCCGCAGCTGGTTAGAACATTAAAACATCAATATAACATCAAAAAAGCTTATATCATTTCCAATAACCTTAGCatgttaatacattaaaacatcaaTAATGCANNNNNNNNNNNNNNNNNNNNNNNNNNNNNNNNNNNNNNNNNNNNNNNNNNNNNNNNNNNNNNNNNNNNNNNNNNNNNNNNNNNNNNNNNNNNNNNNNNNNNNNNNNNNNNNNNNNNNNNNNNNNNNNNNNNNNNNNNNNNNNNNNNNNNNNNNNNNNNNNNNNNNNNNNNNNNNNNNNNNNNNNNNNNNNNNNNNNNNNNNNNNNNNNNNNNNNNNNNNNNNNNNNNNNNNNNNNNNNNNNNNNNNNNNNNNNNNNNNNNNNNNNNNNNNNNNNNNNNNNNNNNNNNNNNNNNNNNNNNNNNNNNNNNNNNNNNNNNNNNNNNNNNNNNNNNNNNNNNNNNNNNNNNNNNNNNNNNNNNNNNNNNNNNNNNNNNNNNNNNNNNNNNNNNNNNNNNNNNNNNNNNNNNNNNNNNNNNNNNNNNNNNNNNNNNNNNNNNNNNNNNNNNNNNNNNNNNNNNNNNNNNNNNNNNNNNNNNNNNNNNNNNNNNNNNNNNNNNNNNNNNNNNNNNNNNNNNNNNNNNNNNNNNNNNNNNNNNNNNNNNNNNNNNNNNNNNNNNNNNNNNNNNNNNNNNNNNNNNNNNNNNNNNNNNNNNNNNNNNNNNNNNNNNNNNNNNNNNNNNNNNNNNNNNNNNNNNNNNNNNNNNNNNNNNNNNNNNNNNNNNNNNNNNNNNNNNNNNNNNNNNNNNNNNNNNNNNNNNNNNNNNNNNNNNNNNNNNNNNNNNNNNNNNNNNNNNNNNNNNNNNNNNNNNNNNNNNNNNNNNNNNNNNNNNNNNNNNNNNNNNNNNNNNNNNNNNNNNNNNNNNNNNNNNNNNNNNNNNNNNNNNNNNNNNNNNNNNNNNNNNNNNNNNNNNNNNNNNNNNNNNNNNNNNNNNNNNNNNNNNNNNNNNNNNNNNNNNNNNNNNNNNNNNNNNNNNNNNNNNNNNNNNNNNNNNNNNNNNNNNNNNNNNNNNNNNNNNNNNNNNNNNNNNNNNNNNNNNNNNNNNNNNNNNNNNNNNNNNNNNNNNNNNNNNNNNNNNNNNNNNNNNNNNNNNNNNNNNNNNNNNNNNNNNNNNNNNNNNNNNNNNNNNNNNNNNNNNNNNNNNNNNNNNNNNNNNNNNNNNNNNNNNNNNNNNNNNNNNNNNNNNNNNNNNNNNNNNNNNNNNNNNNNNNNNNNNNNNNNNNNNNNNNNNNNNNNNNNNNNNNNNNNNNNNNNNNNNNNNNNNNNNNNNNNNNNNNNNNNNNNNNNNNNNNNNNNNNNNNNNNNNNNNNNNNNNNNNNNNNNNNNNNNNNNNNNNNNNNNNNNNNNNNNNNNNNNNNNNNNNNNNNNNNNNNNNNNNNNNNNNNNNNNNNNNNNNNNNNNNNNNNNNNNNNNNNNNNNNNNNNNNNNNNNNNNNNNNNNNNNNNNNNNNNNNNNNNNNNNNNNNNNNNNNNNNNNNNNNNNNNNNNNNNNNNNNNNNNNNNNNNNNNNNNNNNNNNNNNNNNNNNNNNNNNNNNNNNNNNNNNNNNNNNNNNNNNNNNNNNNNNNNNNNNNNNNNNNNNNNNNNNNNNNNNNNNNNNNNNNNNNNNNNNNNNNNNNNNNNNNNNNNNNNNNNNNNNNNNNNNNNNNNNNNNNNNNNNNNNNNNNNNNNNNNNNNNNNNNNNNNNNNNNNNNNNNNNNNNNNNNNNNNNNNNNNNNNNNNNNNNNNNNNNNNNNNNNNNNNNNNNNNNNNNNNNNNNNNNNNNNNNNNNNNNNNNNNNNNNNNNNNNNNNNNNNNNNNNNNNNNNNNNNNNNNNNNNNNNNNNNNNNNNNNNNNNNNNNNNNNNNNNNNNNNNNNNNNNNNNNNNNNNNNNNNNNNNNNNNNNNNNNNNNNNNNNNNNNNNNNNNNNNNNNNNNNNNNNNNNNNNNNNNNNNNNNNNNNNNNNNNNNNNNNNNNNNNNNNNNNNNNNNNNNNNNNNNNNNNNNNNNNNNNNNNNNNNNNNNNNNNNNNNNNNNNNNNNNNNNNNNNNNNNNNNNNNNNNNNNNNNNNNNNNNNNNNNNNNNNNNNNNNNNNNNNNNNNNNNNNNNNNNNNNNNNNNNNNNNNNNNNNNNNNNNNNNNNNNNNNNNNNNNNNNNNNNNNNNNNNNNNNNNNNNNNNNNNNNNNNNNNNNNNNNNNNNNNNNNNNNNNNNNNNNNNNNNNNNNNNNNNNNNNNNNNNNNNNNNNNNNNNNNNNNNNNNNNNNNNNNNNNNNNNNNNNNNNNNNNNNNNNNNNNNNNNNNNNNNNNNNNNNNNNNNNNNNNNNNNNNNNNNNNNNNNNNNNNNNNNNNNNNNNNNNNNNNNNNNNNNNNNNNNNNNNNNNNNNNNNNNNNNNNNNNNNNNNNNNNNNNNNNNNNNNNNNNNNNNNNNNNNNNNNNNNNNNNNNNNNNNNNNNNNNNNNNNNNNNNNNNNNNNNNNNNNNNNNNNNNNNNNNNNNNNNNNNNNNNNNNNNNNNNNNNNNNNNNNNNNNNNNNNNNNNNNNNNNNNNNNNNNNNNNNNNNNNNNNNNNNNNNNNNNNNNNNNNNNNNNNNNNNNNNNNNNNNNNNNNNNNNNNNNNNNNNNNNNNNNNNNNNNNNNNNNNNNNNNNNNNNNNNNNNNNNNNNNNNNNNNNNNNNNNNNNNNNNNNNNNNNNNNNNNNNNNNNNNNNNNNNNNNNNNNNNNNNNNNNNNNNNNNNNNNNNNNNNNNNNNNNNNNNNNNNNNNNNNNNNNNNNNNNNNNNNNNNNNNNNNNNNNNNNNNNNNNNNNNNNNNNNNNNNNNNNNNNNNNNNNNNNNNNNNNNNNNNNNNNNNNNNNAAGgttattaagaaacaattaagaCTGCATGCATACAAAGTTCAAATTGTTCAAGGTTTGGAACCGGACGATAGGCCTAGGAGGATGGCGTTTGCAACAGATATGGTAGGAAGGATAGAAGATGCTGCTGATTTTCTGAAGCGCATAATGTTCTCCGACGAAGCATCCTTTCATGTTTCTGACATTGTTAATCGCCATAATGTGCGCATATGGGGATCTGAAAGCCCCCCGCGAATACCGTGAGACATAAAGGGAATCCCCAAAGGTTAATGTGTGGTGTGGACTAATGCACGACCGAGTCATTGGGCCTATCTTTTTCACAGAAAAGACTGTCTCATCTgtcgtatacttagacatgttgaaaaacttcgtatttccacaactagaagagcttcagccacatgtctttttgcaacaagatagTGCACCACCACATCtgggtatcatcgttcgtagcTCTTTGAATGATCATTTTCAAGGAAGATGGATTGGGAGatccaattccttggccacccagatcacctgatataacgccgctggactttcttatttggggatttataaaggacaatgtttgcaggaggatcgtgtcgaacattgatgacctgaAAGTCAGAGGCATGAAATTGACTATcaacttgatattctccgtgcgacgaagggggcacacgtgaaagttcattgacaagggtcatgaaactttttgagtctatctaaccatttatgttattaattttaatctatctttattattttatgagttattaaacatcaaaatgggtcagGGACTTTATAAAAACCCTGTAATagtgttaaatttaatagtGTTTTAAATATAAGGTGTTTCATTTTAGTTGTACAAGAATTAGAATGGAAAGTTGGTCATGGAGTTAAAATACGATTTAGCAACTCAACTGATTTGAAcgcttattataataatatgctCTGAAAAAGGTGATAGTGAAGGCTATATAAGCAAAAACTAATTTACATATCAATTTTGGCGATGTTTCGGGCGCAACCATCGAAAGTAGGCGATTTCCATCAATAGAACAATAATACCTGCCGCCCAGCCTGTACCAAGAATAATAAACACtccatttaaatttgataaccTTATAGGTGATGCTAATGTGCTCTCAGAGTGACTCACATTTAAATAtctctttaaatcttttttaaagaagaaatcttctttgaatttttcatataGGCCACTACTTACAATTCGGAGAACGATTCTATTCAAGCGCTCTTTGCAGCAAAATGTTTTCCTGATAGCAATCCCGTAATGAAAATATCCAAAAGTATCCTccgaataaaagtatttttcaggtGGCCCAATAGCCACACGAAATAGATCAGCTGAACCAAGTATTGCTACATGTTCCGGAACTTTGACTTTGTCAGGGTGATAATAAAACCAGtcattctttttaatgtattccCCTAATCCTCTTAAATGAGGTGAAAGGCTTTTCATCAAATTATCTACTTCCTTAGTTGCCTTCGATGATAGACACACAATCTTCCCCTCTCTGACAGCGAGATAGAGTTCcttgaaatcttttatttgtttcattctgATGGGAGAAGTCAAAAATGACAACAGGACAGAGCTGTAACATAAAATTAGCACGTATGAATAAAGGAGCCAAATTCCAAGTGGTATCCGCCTGGTCAGTGAGCGAGGGTTGTAGTTCATTCCTTGTCCGAAGGAAGACCCCCACAAATTGAAGAAAACGGAAATAATTGAATCTTTTGGAAAAATCAAAGTTCGAAATAGCACTGACACAGAGAGCAGtgtgataagaaataaaatccaTGTGAGTGTGCTGAAAGGATACATGAATGCTGATGTTTTTGACAAGAATGGAGCATAATTcatcataaactttttttcaatatagtaGTAAGGTGCACTGGAGTCTACAACTTTTGAGCGCTCATAGGTAACATCTAAGTAGGTCAATCCCATGTCAACTTCATTCCTTTGCAGCATTCCCATCATTCCAGTGTAGTTTCCGGATGGACCCATTTCCCCGAAATAATCTGGAGAAACAAAAATCTCATATTCGAAATTTAATGCTTGTgccaatagttttataaattcagcTTCAACTCCCGAAATAATGGTAGTGTTGCCGATTCTTGTAACTTCTATGGCTTTGGTCGGGGGTACAACTGCTAGTCTAAGTTTCGAGGGAAAATAAGCCACCATCTTTTACAAAATCctttttggttaattttcagATCAAGTTCTTATAGGTTAAATCAGTTCTCGAATACTAACAGAGTATAGAGATGTCGCGTCTTTCAGAAAAGTTCGCAATTCTTCAtaacatgaatattttcttcatagAAATAATCTTCTGGAATGAGTGTGAAAATTTTGCGtttatgagtaaaatttttagttgataTTCGTGTTCGAAGTCAAttcagttcttaaaatattacagagaaaagaagaataaacattgacaaaaaaaattggtttatcttcatgaaaaacagtatttttatgtataaattattatttctcttcttttttatgtattcccttttttttatatttctcttttattggtttatagtttcttttttatgcataaattattatttataatgaattattaaatgttaactaGTTTGAAAACTTTCAGTCTAAAAATCAGTTCAATAATATTCTAACGAGCGGTaagttttttctctcttttctttcagaattttaaagtaggtatttatattgtaattcaGAGTGGTGGAATAAATCACCATTCATACCTTCAATTATAACACAATTTCaacaataatatgtaaaaatgttacaGTAATCTATTCTCACGAATCCCGGTGTGTGCGGAAATTGCTAtcggaaaatttcatttatttcaaaatatcgaaattaaaaggaaaaacaatttttagtctTCCTTCATCCCTTATAGCAAACCATAATCATctgtgaatataaaattttttagattgcgaatgtaattttgaaataaaatttttcaacaaattttttctagCTATCTTGATTGTATTGGTTTATATCTTTCGGCTTTACCCGTGGTTTTGTAGTGTTTTCCAgcactgatttattgattatttgctTTTCTTCACCCCTAACGAAGGACAGATATTCAGCTAACTTTATGTAATGAAATACCTGTCTAcgttatgaattattaaatctttatctaatccatttttattagtttacatttattttgctatttcaaactaatttttaaaattttttcaagacatTTCTTCCTAGGCAATTATACGACATTTCTAATTGTTGTTAagtattattgtaaaatgacattttgcTAAGTTTATTACTGTGCCACTATTTAGTATTACTCacttaattaattgttaattgttgCTGCcgcatttttaactttagtcaTTAGATTCGAATCTTGATATTTTGCAACAATCAGGACTGAAAAACTTCTATAAAGTGAAGTTTATAAGGTTCTATAAAGCTTAAATTAAGTGTAGTTTAAAgggcttgaaaaaaattatttgttcagCGGTTGGAATAGATTCGTTGTGTGTCTGGTAGCTGAGACggaattaattcattatttcagAACAACTCCAAATTGTCTAGTTTTTTGAATGAGCCAAATAACCatacaaaagaaatataacagCATTATACAAGCATTATACAAGAACGGGTAGGCAAACTTGCATTTCATCAAATGagctctattttatttcatgaatttcaaTCATTTGAAAACGatgttactttttaattgcTGGCCAAATCGTTGGAAAAATTAATCTGATCCTGAAAGATTCTAAACTTATTTGGTAAATGTTAACCCTAGAATTGCCTCCGTATCTGTCCCATTTAAGAGCCTATAAGAGGTACAATTTAGGCAACtaagttactttttaaacaaagcgTTATTCCTAACCACAGAAAAACACATCGCCTTTTGTATTCcgctgttaaaatattttttatccaaaacATAGGGATTGTTATAAGAGCActcattaataaaagaaatgtttttctttttaagtgtaaaaactcataaatttaacgaaataatgTTTGTCTAAAGTATATAAAGAAGAGAATATTCATGTAATATCAACGATATTGTAAAAGTATAAGTATTGGCACTAAGAACAAATAGCAGCCGAAtgcttttatgttttaataaacatataactGGCTTTAATGAGTAAATAANTTTTAGTTAATTAGAAGTCAAAACAGCATGATTAAGGAGTCCAGTTTCggcataatcttttttatttagtagcgATGGTGAAATAGCAGTTTCACCCCTCTCCAGCCGGAGAGGGAGAGTTTCAGTCAGATCTGACGGAGTTTAGTTGGTAAACATTATACACCAAAAACCATTGCTCCTCGATTTCATACGATAATTATAATGGGTAAAAAGGACAGTCAAATGCATTTCTTGTATTCCTACGCCTCATcgcaattatttattactcatagaAAATCGTTTAATCTTCCCTTAcatggaagtgaaagatcttaaaataacttctcttttgaaatataaatctaattattattcattggtaTGTTCTCaaccttgaagtcccaaaatagaatttctacactTATCCTTTA
The Parasteatoda tepidariorum isolate YZ-2023 chromosome 9, CAS_Ptep_4.0, whole genome shotgun sequence genome window above contains:
- the LOC122271608 gene encoding probable glutamate receptor is translated as MVAYFPSKLRLAVVPPTKAIEVTRIGNTTIISGVEAEFIKLLAQALNFEYEIFVSPDYFGEMGPSGNYTGMMGMLQRNEVDMGLTYLDVTYERSKVVDSSAPYYYIEKKFMMNYAPFLSKTSAFMYPFSTLTWILFLITLLSVSVLFRTLIFPKDSIISVFFNLWGSSFGQGMNYNPRSLTRRIPLGIWLLYSYVLILCYSSVLLSFLTSPIRMKQIKDFKELYLAVREGKIVCLSSKATKEVDNLMKSLSPHLRGLGEYIKKNDWFYYHPDKVKVPEHVAILGSADLFRVAIGPPEKYFYSEDTFGYFHYGIAIRKTFCCKERLNRIVLRIVSSGLYEKFKEDFFFKKDLKRYLNVSHSESTLASPIRLSNLNGVFIILGTGWAAGIIVLLMEIAYFRWLRPKHRQN